AGGATGATCCAAGAAACCCTGCGGTTATAGCTGATAACGTTGGTGATAATGTTGGTGACGTTGCAGGTATGGGTGCAGACCTTTTTGAATCATATGTTGGGTCAATTATTTCAGCTATTACTTTAGGTGTAGTTTCTACTTATGTTACTAACCCAGTTAATGGGGCTCTTTTCCCATTAGTATTAGCATCACTTGGAATAGTTGCATCAATTATAGGAACTTTCTTTGTTAAAGGTGATGAAAATTCTGATCCCCATAAGGCTTTAAAATTAGGAACTTATGTAAGTAGTATTATAGTGGTTATTAGTGCATTCGTATTAAGTAGAATGTATTTTGGAAATTTAAATGCATTTTGGGCAATTACATCGGGATTAGTTGTTGGTTTAATAATTGGACAGATTACAGAAATATATACTTCAGGAGATTTTAATTCCGTTAAAAAGATTGCTAAGCAGTCTGAAACTGGTCCTGCAACAACTATTATTAGTGGTCTTGCCGTAGGAATGGTTTCAACGGCATATCCAATACTATTTATTTCTGCGGGAATTTTAGTAGCTTATAAATTCATGGGTCTTTATGGTATAGCTTTAGCAGCAGTGGGAATGCTTTCAACTGGTGGTATTACTATAGCGGTTGATGCCTATGGCCCTATAGCTGATAATGCTGGTGGTATAGCTGAAATGTGTGAACTACCTAAGGAAGTAAGGGGTATTACTGATAAGCTTGATGCAGTTGGAAATACTACTGCTGCTATGGGTAAAGGATTTGCAATTGGTTCTGCTGCACTTACTGCATTAGCACTTTTTGCATCATATTCAGAGGTTGCTGGTATAACTGGAATCAATATTCTTGACCCTAAGGTTGTTGTTGGTCTTCTTATCGGTGGTATGCTTCCATTCCTATTCTCTGCGATGACTATGGAATCAGTTGGTAAAGCAGCTAATGAAATGATAGAAGAAGTTAGAAGACAATTTAGAGAAATACCTGGCGTTATGGAAGGTAAAGCTAAGCCAGAATACGCTAAATGTGTTGATATAAGTACGGCTTCTGCATTAAAAGAAATGATGATTCCAGGAATAATGGCAGTACTAGCTCCTGTTGTAACTGGATTAATATTAGGAAAAGAAGCATTAGGTGGATTACTTGCTGGAGCATTAGTTACTGGTGTTCTTATGGCTATATTCATGGCAAACGCAGGTGGTGCATGGGATAATGCTAAGAAATATATTGAAGAAGGACATCATGGTGGAAAGGGAAGTGAACCTCATAAGGCTGCAGTAGTTGGTGATACTGTTGGTGACCCATTCAAGGATACTTCTGGACCATCAATCAATATCCTTATTAAGTTAATGACTATAGTTGCATTAGTGTTTGCTCCACTATTCAATTCACTGGGTAGTCTATTATAAGATATTTTGCAATAAAAGGAATACCCTATTCTATATGATTATATAGAATAGGGTATTTTTATATGCACAAAAAGGAAATCTAAATTTGGGAGGGTGTATAACTGAGGGTTATTTTATTCAAACTTTGGTGTATGGTATAATAAATCTATACAAATGAATGAAGAAAATTCACAACATTGAGATAAAATCCCATCTGTTTAGGAGGTCATAATATGAAAATTAAAATGGGTGTTATTGGGGTCATAGATACTGTTGAAAAAATAAAGAGAATTGTTCCAGAATTTCACAATCAAATTCAGGTTTCTTATTATCTTTATTCCAATAAAGATGAAATTTTTGATATTTTAAAGAAACATCAAGATAATCTAGATGTGTTATTATTTTCCGGAAGTTCTCCATATTTTTATGCAAAAAATAACAACATCTTGACTAAACCCTCTGTTTATGTTCCTCGAATTGCAACAAGTATATTTGAGACACTTTGGCTGATCAGAGATATGAATCTTGATTATACTAAAGCTAGTATTGATGTCTTAAATGAAAAGCACGTTAATGAGGTTCTAGACTCTTTAAATATTCCTAAGGACAATTTTTATGTAAAATCCGGTGACTATATTGATGATGGAAAACAACTATCTTCTTACATAGAAAACCTAGTACCATTTCATTATGATCTATGGAAGGATGGGAAGATAAGTGTAGCAATTACGAGTAACTCTATGGTGGCTAAAAAACTAAAATCTCTTGGGGTTCCGGTTTTTAGGCTTTATCCCACTATTCCATCCATTAGGGGTAGTATTAATAGAGCTATATATATATCCGATGTTGAAAGAATAAAAAGTACACAAATAGCTATTCAGATAGTGCGAATAAAGGATGATACTCAACGTAATGCCTTTGAATATGAATTCTTAAAAATTAAAAATCGTTTTGAAACCATACTTATAGAATATACCCAACAAAACTTTGGTTCGTTTTTTCCCTTTGGAAACAATGAATACCTAATATTTACCACAAGGGGAGCCTTAAATAGAAAAAGTATTGAAGAAAAGTTCAGTAAAATAATTGATCTGGAAAAGGATTTAAATATTTTATTTGCCTCTGGCATAGGCTATGGTAATACGGTCTATAAAGCGGAAACTAATGCTAGAATTGCTTTAACACATGCTATGAATGAAACTAATAGTTGTTGCTTTATTATAGAGCAAGATGGAGGTATTGTTGGGCCGCTAGGAAGTATGGATAATATTAATTTGTCATATAATTTGATAGTAAAGGATAAAAGAATTCAAAAAATAGCTGAGGATATAAATATCAGTCCCACCTATGTAGCTAAGATAAAGTCGATTATAGATCAGACGGGAAATGATATTATAGATTCCGAAGAGCTGGCCAGTTTCCTAGGCATAAGCCTACGTAGTTCAAGGAGAATCATAAACCAATTTTTAGATGGAGGATATGCTAAGGTGGTGGGAAAGGCAAGGCAATCTCCCACTGGTCGCCCTAGGAGGATAATAAAAATTGAAGTCTAAAGGGATTATTGTATAGGGTTTTCATAATATAACTTAAAGTCTATACTATGAAAACCCTATAATAGTTTTGAAGGGCAAAGTTCAAATAAATAGTTTTGCATAATCGAGAAACTGTGGTGAATTCATCGCAGTTTCTTTTAGTATTGCCCTTACTATAGTTAGGAAATTTAGAAAATTTTAAAGAGTAGAAGGATTTAAAAAATTAATGTCGAATTAAGTAATTAAAGACATGACCATAATATGTCACTAATAATTATTTAATAGGCTAGGAGGAGTAAAATGTTATTTATTAAAAATGGAAAAGTTGTGACGATGATTGGAGAAATAATACAAAGGGGAAGTATTGTCGTAAAAAATGGCAAAATACAAGCTATTGGGACGGATTTGGATATACCTGAAGGTGCCAATGTTGTTGACGCTGAGGGTAAGATTGTAATGCCAGGATTTATAGATGCCCATACACATTTAGGACTTAAGGAGAGTGCTATACAGTTTGAGGGTATTGATCACAATGAAACCAGTGATCCAATTACACCCCATATGAGGGGAATAGATGGGCTTAACCCTATGGACGATACTCTTAAAGAGGCCTATGAGGCAGGAATCACTTCTGTTGGAGCTGGACCGGGAAGTGCTAACGTCATTTGTGGTCAATTTGCTGCCATTAAGACCTATGGTAAACGTGTGGATAATATGATCATAAAAGATCCAATTGCCATGAAATGTGCTTTTGGAGAAAACCCGAAAAGAAATGGTAAAGAAAAGGGAAGAGCCCCGGTGACAAGAATGGGAATTTCGGCGTTATTTAGAGAAACCCTATATAATGCGGTTGAGTACAAGAAAAAATTGGATATAGCTAAAAAAGATCCTTCTAAGGCACCTGCATTCGATATAAAGATGGAGGCATTACTGCCGGTTATAAATAGAGAAATACCTTTAAAGGTACATGCCCATAGAGCTGATGATATCTTCACTGCCATTAGGATTGCCAAGGAATTCAATGTAAGGATAACTTTAGACCACTGTACAGAAGGACATTTGATCAAGGAAGAGCTTAGTAAGGAAGGCTATGATGTTATCGTTGGGCCAAGCCTAGGTCATTCAACAAAATTTGAATTGAAGAGCAAGTCCTTTGTCACACCTGGAGTGCTTAGTAAAGAGGGATTAAAAGTAGCTATAACAACGGACAGTCCGGTTATTCCCCTTCATTATCTTCCTATATGTGCTGCATTAGCTGTTAAAAAGGGAATGGATAGGACAGAGGCACTAAAGGCTATCACAATAAATGCCGCAGAAATTATGGGGATTTCAGATCGTGTTGGGAGCTTAGAAGTTGGTAAGGACGCTGATATTGTAATATGGGACGGAGACCCATTAGATATACAATCCTTGGTGGAGTGTACAATAATCAATGGGGAAATAGTATTTGAAAATAAACAATAATATCTATTTGAGGAAATTGCATAACTCTTACTTGGCAGAATTGCATAATATATATGGTATAGCCTTTGAGATTTTAAAACTACATGTGCTAGATGGTTTTTATAAAAAGTAATTATGCAATTTGCTCTATTAAATAAATAATTCGTAAATTTTCAAAAAAATGAAGGAATTTAGAAAGTTGTGTCGAAATAAGAGTTACAGTCGTGACAATAACATGACCGTAACATAACTGATCAAATTTCTAGAGGGGGAAAAAACATGTTAAAAGGAAAAATGAAAAAAATGCTGTCCCTTGCTATAGTAGTGGCTTTATGCTTCACTATGCTAGCAGGTTGTGGCGGAAGCAAAGCAGCTGGAAGCAAATCAGGTGAGAAGAAGGATGAATTAATTGTAGGTCTAGTGGCAGAACCAAAGATTTTAGATCCTCATCCAGTTAATGATGTACCTTCCGGTAACGCTTTGGTACAAATCTATGAATCATTAATTACTCAAGACGTGGATATGAATATCGAACCTCAACTTGCCGAATCTTGGAAGCAAATTGATGATTTAACCTGGGAATTTAAACTGAAAGAAGGAGTTAAATTCCATAATGGAGAGGAATTAAAGGCAAAGGATGTTAAGTTTTCCTTCCAAAGAGCAGCGGAAAGTGCAAGAATAGGCCATATCGTTGGTATGATAGATGCAGATAATATTGAGATTGTAAATGACTATACAGTTCGTATTCCTACCAAGGAGCCATTTTCTGCATTGCTACCTAGCCTATGTCATACGGGAGCTATGATTTTAAATGAGAAGGCTGTTACAGAAGCAGGGGAAGCTTATGGGGATAATCCTGTGGGAACTGGTCCATTCAAATTTGTTGAATGGAAGAGAGGCGACAGCTTAACCTTCGAAAGATTCGATGATTATCATGGTGATAAAGCAGGAGTTAAGAAATTGGTTATGAGGATTATTCCTGAAAGAACAAATAGAGTAATTGAACTTGAAACAGGTGGTATAGATGTCTGTTATGATGTAGGTGCAAATGACATCAAGAGATTAGAAGAAAATGAAGATATAGATGTTTATAGAAAAATTAGTTTTTCAACAAGTTATTTAGGATTAAACTGCACTAAGGATCCATATAGCGATATCAAAGTACGTAAAGCGATTAACTATGCACTTGATGTAGATGCAATTGTGGATTCTGTACTTAAGGGTATTGGAACTGTTGCCAAGGGGCCAATGACACCAAATGTGCCGGGAGCAAAAACGGATTTAGTACAATATGGATATGATTTAGAAAAAGCTAAACAATTATTAAAAGAAGCTGGGTATGAAAATGGATTTAAAACAGAGCTTTGGACTAATGAGAATAAAGACCGTATAAATATGGCTGAGATAATTCAGGCTCAATTAAAAGAAGTTGGAATTGAAGTTGAAGTTAAGATTCTTGAATGGGGTGCTATGTTAGAAGGCCTAAATAATAAGGATCACCAAATGTTCATTTTAGGATGGGGTAATAGTACAGGTGATCCAGATACAGGTTTATATGCTCCATTCCATTCATCAAAGCATGGAAAAGGTGGTAACAGAGTATGTTATACAAATAAACGGGTTGATGAATTATTGGATTTAGGTAGAAAGACCTTTGATACTGAAAAAAGAAATGAAATTTATGACGAAGTACAACAAATTGTTTATGATGAAGCAGCTTGGTCATTATTATACAACAAAGAGGTTGTTATGGCTGTTAAAAAAGAAGTAAAGGGTCTTAAGGTATGGCCAAATAGTAAGCATAGATTTGATTCCGTTCACTTTGAATAATTTATAAGAAGTCCCCTAAATATGGGGACTTAGTATTCTCATATTTAGGAGACATTAATGGGTGAGGAAATTGCATAACTCTGACTTGGCAGAATTGCATAATATATATGGTATAGCTTTGTGACTTTTGAAACTATATATATTATATGATTTCTGTAGAAAGTAATTATGTAATTTGCTCAGGTAAAAGGGGGTAAATTAGTGCATAAATATATATTTAGGAGATTGCTTTTATTAATCCCTGTACTTCTTGGGGTAACATTTATCGTATTTACCTTAATGTACATTACGCCAGGTGATCCAGCGGCTATTATGCTGGGTGAGGATGCACCTCAGGAGGAAGTAGAAAGGCTCAGAACAGAGCTAGGGTTAGATAAGCCTTTTATAGTTCAGTATGGACGTTTTGTTGGTAATATAGTTCTTCATGGAGATTTTGGTAAATCATATGTTACTAAAAGACCGGTTTCACAAGAGATTTTTGCACGCTTTCCAGCAACGTTAAAATTAGCGGCAGCGGCTGTATTCGTTTCTGCCGGTATTGGAATACCCTTAGGTATTATATCTGCTACTAAGCAATATTCAATAATCGATAACGTTTCTATGGTGTTTGCCTTGATCGGGGTTTCTATGCCTAATTTCTGGCAAGGTTTAATTTTGATTATGATTTTTTCACTTCATTTGGGTTGGCTTCCCGCTTCGGGCTTTAGTGGGTTCAAATATATAATTTTACCCGCATTGACTATTGGGACTAGTTCTGCCGCAATTATAACTCGTATGACGCGATCAAGTATGCTTGAGGTTGTTAGACAAGATTATATAACCACAGCTAGGGCAAAGGGTCAAAAAGAAAATAAAGTTATCAATAAGCATGCATTAGGTAATGCTTTAATTCCTATTATTACAGTTGTTGGATTGCAATTTGGACATCTACTGGGGGGAGCTGTATTAACTGAATCAATTTTTGCTGTTCCAGGAGTAGGAAGATTGATGGTTGAATCTATAAAATGTAGAGATTTTCCAATGGTTCAAGGTGGGGTGCTTTATATTGCCCTATGTTTCTGTATAGTAAATTTATTGGTTGACATTTTATATGCCTTTGTAGATCCGAGAATAAGGTCACAATATCGTTAAAAGGGAGGCATTTTATGGAAGCGAAATTGGATAATAAAAATAGAGCCAGAGTACGTAATAAAAAAAGAAGCCAATGGGTAGAAATAGGAAGGCGACTTAAGAAAAATAAAGCAGCCATGTTTGGGTTATCAATAATACTTTTACTTATCTTAACAGCGATCTTTGCAGATTTTATTGCTCCATATCATTATGCAAAGCAAAGTTTAAAGGATGCTTTACAGACTCCAAGCTCAGCACATTGGTTTGGAACTGATGAATTCGGACGGGATATATTCACTCGTGTTGTATATGGGGCTAGGATATCATTAATGGTGGGCATTTTAGCCGTTGGTATAGCTATGATCATCGGTGGGGCCTTAGGTGCCATTGCCGGTTTCTATGGAGGGAAACTGGATAATATAATCATGCGTTGCATGGATGTACTTCTAGCTATTCCATCAATTCTATTGGCAATTGCTATTGTTGCCTCGTTAGGGCCCGGATTAGCCAACTTGATGATTGCGGTTGGGATATCAAATATACCGAGATATGCACGTATCATGAGGGCTTCAATATTATCCGTTAGAGATCAGGAATATATTGAGGCATCTAAATCAGTCGGCGCAAATGACTTTGCAATTATAGTTAAGCATATTATTCCAAACTGCTTAGCGCCGGTTATTGTACAAGCGACACTTGGTGTTGCGTCTGCCATCTTATCATGTGCAGGACTCAGCTTTATTGGTTTAGGTATTAATCCACCTACACCGGAGTGGGGTTCAATGCTCTCTAGAGGAAGGGATTACATAAGGGATTGTTGGCATATAACTGCTTTTCCAGGTCTGGCAATAATGATTACTATTTTTTCATTGAACCTATTAGGTGATGGATTAAGAGACGCCTTTGATCCAAAGCTGAAGAATTAATTAAAGATATTCGACTTCTTTTTTAAAAAAATTTATACATATAAGTTGGTATCTATAGATAGGAGTAGGGACTATGGCAGAAGGAAAAAAACTATTGGAAATAAAAGATCTTACTGTGCATTATGTAACCGATGATGGAGTAGTTCGTGCATTAGAGGATATGAATGTTGAGATAGGTTACGGAGAGACCTTAGGTTTTGTTGGGGAAACGGGAGCTGGAAAAACCACAACTGCTAAGAGTATAATGCGTTTACTTCCAGATCCGCCTGCAAAGATATTAAGTGGTGAAATCATCTTTGAAGAAAAAGATTTACTCAAAATGTCAATAAAGGATATGCGTGATATACGTGGAGATAAGATTTCGATGATATTCCAAGATCCCATGACTGCACTGAATCCAGTTATGACAGTAGGTGAACAGATTGCAGAGGGTATCATGCTGCATCAGAGTCTGAAAAAAGAGGAAGCTTTTATTAAAGCCGATGAAATGCTTGAAACTGTTGGAATTAAAAGCCTTCGTTCCAAGGATTATCCACATCAGTTCAGTGGGGGTATGAAGCAAAGAGTTGTAATTGCCATGGCATTGGCATGTAATCCAAAACTCCTAATTGCCGATGAGCCTACCACTGCTTTAGATGTTACTATACAAGCCCAAGTGCTTAAGTTAATGCAGGAATTAAAGGAAAAGTACAAAACATCAATGATCATGATTACCCATGACCTAGGTGTTGTCGCTGAAGTTTGTGATAAAGTCGCTGTCATTTATGCAGGTAATGTTGTGGAGTACACCGATAAAAGAAAATTGTTTACAAATCCAAGTCATCCCTATACAGTAGGACTATTTGGATGTATACCAGACGTGTTTTCTGATGATGAGGAATTATCGCCAATAACGGGGTTGATGCCAGACCCCACAAATTTGCCAAGTGGATGTCCGTTCCATCCGAGATGTCCTAAAGCAATGGATAAATGCTCAAAAGAAAAGCCAAGCAATATAGAAATAGATGATAATCACTTTGTAAAATGTTTTCTATTTGAAAAATAAAGAAATAAGGACATATGGCTTAAATCTAGGGGTGAAATGAATGACTGAAAAGCTTTTGGAAATAAAAAACTTAAAAAAGCACTTTAAAACCAGTAAAGGGATGCTTCATGCAGTAGATGATGTCAACTTTGATATACATAAGGGTGAAACCCTAGGATTAGTTGGTGAATCAGGTTGTGGTAAATCCACAACTGGAAGAGTCATATTAAGATTGCTAGAGGCGACAGATGGTGAAGTAATATTTGATGGTCAAGATATTTTAGAATTTGATAAAAATCAGATGAGAGAAGCAAGGAAGAAGATGCAAATCGTATTTCAAGATCCCTATGCATCCCTTGATCCAAGAAAGACGGTATTTGAATGTATAGCGGAGCCGTTAATGGTGAATAAAGTATATAGCAAAAAGTTAGATTTAGAGGATAGGGTTTATGAGCTTATGGATACAGTTGGATTAGCAGATAGACTGGTTAATGCTTATCCCCATGAATTAGATGGAGGGAGACGTCAAAGGGTCGGTATAGCAAGAGCGCTTGCTTTAAATCCCACTTTTATTGTCCAAGATGAGCCAGTATCTGCACTAGATGTATCTATACAGGCTCAAATACTAAACTTAATGCATAAGCTTCAAAAAGAATTGGGATTAACCTATTTATTTATATCCCATGACCTAAGTGTTGTTAAACATGTAAGTGATAGAATTGCAGTAATGTATCTTGGGAAAATAGTAGAATTATCTGATTATAAATCTATTTTCGATGATCCTTTGCATCCCTATACACAGGCATTATTATCGGCAATTCCTGTTCCTAAAATTGATATTGAAAGGGAACGTATTATATTGGAAGGGGATGTTCCAAGTCCAATAGATCCCCCCGAGGGATGTAGATTTTATGGCCGCTGTCGTTATAGGAAAGATATATGTAACGAAGAGACACCTAAACTTAAGGAACTAAAAAAAGATAGATTTGTTGCATGTCATTTTGCAGGAAAATTTGATGGATTGGAGGTATAGGTATGAAAGTAGATATGGAATATACAATAAAAACCCTGTATAAGTATTTGGACATTCCAAGTCCTAGTGGTTATACTACAGATATTATTAGTGAAGCCGAGAAGGAATTTCAGACCATGGGTATTCCCACTAAAGTAACCAATAAGGGAGCATTAATCGCCACAATACAAGGTGAAAATGATGAAGAGCATATAACTATTTCTGCCCATGTTGATACCTTGGGGGCAATGGTAAAACAGATTACCAGTGACGGTAGATTGAAATTTCATAGAATAGGTGGGGGTTCTTGGAATGCAATAGAAGGTGAGAACTGTCATGTTATTACCGATAATGGTAAAAAATACAGAGGTTCCATCGTACCAAGACAAGCTTCGTCCCATATTTATGGTGAGGCAGCTTACACGACCCTTCGAGATGAAAAGAATATGCTTGTTAGAATAGATGAAAGAGTACATTCAAAGGAAGACGTTCTTGCCCTAGGTATTAATGTAGGAGATTTCATTTATATGGATACCCGTACGGAAATCACCAGAAGTGGATTTTTAAAGACAAGATATATTGATGATAAATCTGCCGTAGCAATTGTTTTCGCTATATGTAAATATCTAAAAGAAAATAATATAAAGCCTAAGTACACCACTCATTTCTTCCTAAGCAACTATGAGGAAGTTGGACATGGAGTTTCTGCCATGCCTGAGAAAACAAAGGAATTTATTGCAATAGATATAGGAACCGTCGGTGAAGGGCAGGAATCAGATGAATATAGCGTCTGTATTGCCGCAAAGGATAATAAAGGGCCCTATGACTTCGAGCTAAGAAATAAATTAGTAAATATTGCAAAGAAGTATAATATTAATTATAAAGTAGATGTATACAATAGATATGGCTCAGATGCTACTGCGGCTGTTCATCAAGGCTTTGATGTCAAATTCGCGTGTATAGGTCCAGGAGTTGATGGAACACACCATTATGAAAGAACCCATATTGAATCCATAGAAAACAATATAGAATTGTTGATTAAATATATCACTGAATAATATCTAAAACATCATATGCTTAAATCAAATATAAAAGCGACCAATTTTGGTCGTTTTTATATTTGATTTAAGCATATGAAAAAATATAAAATTAAATTTTTTACCATGAAAATAAAGCTAAAGGTAATTATAGAAGTATAAATCATAAAAATTTAGAAAAAATAAACATTATGGAGGTGGATGAAATGAAAACAATAGGAATTCAAAAAGAACTCAATGAAATCGGGGAGACTTTAACACTGCATGGGTTTAAGGTAACAAATATGCTTGACACAGATGAAAAACTAGATGCTATTATATATTACAATGACGAAAGTAACTTGAATACTGAGTACGAGATAAAAAATTTAAATTCATGCCCCAAGAATGAAAAAGTATTAAAAATCAATGCGGCTAAAACAAATATAGATGATATTATGAAAATTTTGAATAACTTAAGGTAATAATAATGTAAATAGAATACCATCTATGATATAATACAGATGGTATTTTCTACTAATTGTAAGTAAAAAATTATACACCTATAATAGGAGGGATAGCTTTGGTATCTAAGGAAATTCTCCTGGAGTTCATGAGAGAACAAGCATATAATCCCATGTCAGACTCGGAATTAGCTAATGTTTTCGATATGAAAAGTGAGGAAATGGGATATTTTTTAAATTTACTAAAGGAAATGGAAGACGAAGGAGCAGTTATTAAAACTAAAAAGAATAGATATGCTATTCCTGAAAGAATGAATTTAGTAGTTGGTAGACTTCAATGTTCACAAAAAGGATATGGATTTCTTATTCCCGATAATACAGAGCTAAGCGATGTCTTTATAGCAGCAAGTGATTTAAATGGTGCTATGCATAATGATAGGGTTATAGCAAGGATTGAAAAGGGAATTATAGACGGAAAAAGATCAGAGGGCGAAATAATAAGAATATTGGATAGAGCCAATAAAGAAATTGTAGGAACCTTTGAAAGTAGTAAAAATTTTGGATTTGTAGTATCCGATGATAAAAGGATTAATTACGATATATACATACCGAAAAGTGAAGTGAACGGGGCTAAGGATGGTTATAAAGTAGTAGCTGAGATAACTAGATGGCCAAAGGCTAGAAGAAACCCTGAGGGTAGGGTAGTAGAGGTGCTAGGTCATAAAGATGATGTAGGTACAGATATATTATCAATAATTAGAAAGTATAAACTCCCTGAGAAGTTTCCTAAGAAGGTTTTAAGGGAGGCGGATAATATACCCGATACAGTTTCCCAGGAGGAAATAGCTAAACGAAGGGACCTTAGGGATATGAATATAGTAACCATTGATGGAGCAGATGCTAAGGACTTAGACGATGCTATTTCAGTGGAAGAACTCCCAAATGGTAACTATAGGCTTGGAGTATATATCGCAGATGTAACATATTATGTAAAGGAAGGTAGCCCTCTAGATAAAGAAGCCTTAAAAAGAGGAACCAGTGTCTATCTAGTTGATAGAGTAATCCCTATGCTGCCAAAAAGACTTTCTAATGGGATATGTAGTTTAAACCCTAATGTGGAAAGATTGACCATGTCTATTTTCATGGAGATAGATAGTACTGGTAAGGTAGCGAATCATGAAATCTTTGAGGGAGTAATAAAGACTAAGGAAAGAATGACATATACCGACGTCTCAGATATATTGGAAAAGGAAGACCCTGAGCTTATTAAAAGATATGATTATCTTGTAGAAGATTTTAAATTAATGAAAAAATTAGCTATGATACTTTCAAAAAGAAAGAACAGAAGGGGAAGCATTGATTTCGATTTTCCAGAAAGCAAAATAATATTAGATGCTGATGGAAAGCCTACTGAAATAAGAAAAGCCGAAAGAAGAATAGCTAATAGAATCATTGAAGAATTTATGATTGTATGTAATGAAACTATTGCTGAACACATGTATTGGTTAAAGATTCCATTTGTCTACAGAGTACATGAAATACCGGATTCAGAAAAAATATCAAACTTTAATAAGTTTATACATAATTTTGGTTATCATCTTAAGGGAACTTCAGAGGAAGTCCATCCAAAAGCATTACAGGATCTTCTAAGAATAATTGAAGGAAAAAAGGAAGAGCATATTATAAGTACTCTTATGCTTAGATCCCTTAGACAAGCAAGATATTCTCCGGAAAATCTTGGGCATTTTGGTTTGGCTTCAAATTACTATTGTCACTTTACTTCTCCTATTAGAAGATATCCTG
Above is a window of Maledivibacter sp. DNA encoding:
- a CDS encoding ABC transporter ATP-binding protein produces the protein MAEGKKLLEIKDLTVHYVTDDGVVRALEDMNVEIGYGETLGFVGETGAGKTTTAKSIMRLLPDPPAKILSGEIIFEEKDLLKMSIKDMRDIRGDKISMIFQDPMTALNPVMTVGEQIAEGIMLHQSLKKEEAFIKADEMLETVGIKSLRSKDYPHQFSGGMKQRVVIAMALACNPKLLIADEPTTALDVTIQAQVLKLMQELKEKYKTSMIMITHDLGVVAEVCDKVAVIYAGNVVEYTDKRKLFTNPSHPYTVGLFGCIPDVFSDDEELSPITGLMPDPTNLPSGCPFHPRCPKAMDKCSKEKPSNIEIDDNHFVKCFLFEK
- a CDS encoding ATP-binding cassette domain-containing protein, with translation MTEKLLEIKNLKKHFKTSKGMLHAVDDVNFDIHKGETLGLVGESGCGKSTTGRVILRLLEATDGEVIFDGQDILEFDKNQMREARKKMQIVFQDPYASLDPRKTVFECIAEPLMVNKVYSKKLDLEDRVYELMDTVGLADRLVNAYPHELDGGRRQRVGIARALALNPTFIVQDEPVSALDVSIQAQILNLMHKLQKELGLTYLFISHDLSVVKHVSDRIAVMYLGKIVELSDYKSIFDDPLHPYTQALLSAIPVPKIDIERERIILEGDVPSPIDPPEGCRFYGRCRYRKDICNEETPKLKELKKDRFVACHFAGKFDGLEV
- a CDS encoding M42 family metallopeptidase; translation: MEYTIKTLYKYLDIPSPSGYTTDIISEAEKEFQTMGIPTKVTNKGALIATIQGENDEEHITISAHVDTLGAMVKQITSDGRLKFHRIGGGSWNAIEGENCHVITDNGKKYRGSIVPRQASSHIYGEAAYTTLRDEKNMLVRIDERVHSKEDVLALGINVGDFIYMDTRTEITRSGFLKTRYIDDKSAVAIVFAICKYLKENNIKPKYTTHFFLSNYEEVGHGVSAMPEKTKEFIAIDIGTVGEGQESDEYSVCIAAKDNKGPYDFELRNKLVNIAKKYNINYKVDVYNRYGSDATAAVHQGFDVKFACIGPGVDGTHHYERTHIESIENNIELLIKYITE
- a CDS encoding YkuS family protein → MKTIGIQKELNEIGETLTLHGFKVTNMLDTDEKLDAIIYYNDESNLNTEYEIKNLNSCPKNEKVLKINAAKTNIDDIMKILNNLR
- the rnr gene encoding ribonuclease R, which encodes MVSKEILLEFMREQAYNPMSDSELANVFDMKSEEMGYFLNLLKEMEDEGAVIKTKKNRYAIPERMNLVVGRLQCSQKGYGFLIPDNTELSDVFIAASDLNGAMHNDRVIARIEKGIIDGKRSEGEIIRILDRANKEIVGTFESSKNFGFVVSDDKRINYDIYIPKSEVNGAKDGYKVVAEITRWPKARRNPEGRVVEVLGHKDDVGTDILSIIRKYKLPEKFPKKVLREADNIPDTVSQEEIAKRRDLRDMNIVTIDGADAKDLDDAISVEELPNGNYRLGVYIADVTYYVKEGSPLDKEALKRGTSVYLVDRVIPMLPKRLSNGICSLNPNVERLTMSIFMEIDSTGKVANHEIFEGVIKTKERMTYTDVSDILEKEDPELIKRYDYLVEDFKLMKKLAMILSKRKNRRGSIDFDFPESKIILDADGKPTEIRKAERRIANRIIEEFMIVCNETIAEHMYWLKIPFVYRVHEIPDSEKISNFNKFIHNFGYHLKGTSEEVHPKALQDLLRIIEGKKEEHIISTLMLRSLRQARYSPENLGHFGLASNYYCHFTSPIRRYPDLQIHRIIREMLHEKLNQNRISKLKGIVANSSDQSSQRERVAVEAERETDDLKKAEYMSYHIGEEFDGIVSSVISFGMFIELENTIEGLVRISTLVDDYYIFDRENHLFRGERTNKTFRIGDEVRIKVVKVDIAQKEIDFVIVK